The proteins below come from a single Oenanthe melanoleuca isolate GR-GAL-2019-014 chromosome Z, OMel1.0, whole genome shotgun sequence genomic window:
- the PELO gene encoding protein pelota homolog produces the protein MVLEDFRSLDNRCEAREGKNERGGDPLPVRQQPTPELAAPGSSAAASSPPPSHRPGVFLPQDAPPGSPRAAPRACAVAAQGAPRRRPGWERGLCACAVDAARARWDRRRALREGRACVCPSVRPSVRLGVCGPAGSSPQPSLPGQTCCPLPPRHGGGGGAARGAARMKLVRKDLEKDNAGQVTLIPEEPEDMWHTYNLLQVGDSLRASTIRKVQTESSTGSVGSNRIRTTLTLCVETIDFDSQACQLRVKGTNIQENEYVKMGAYHTIELEPNRQFTLAKKQWDSVVLERIEQACDPAWSADVAAVVMQEGLAHVCLVTPSMTLTRAKVEVNIPRKRKGNCSQHDRALERFYEQVVQAIQRHINFEVVKCVLVASPGFVREQFCDYMFQQAVKTDNKLLLENRSKFLQVHSSSGHKYALKEALCDPAVTSRLSDTKAAGEVKALDDFYKMLQHEPDRAFYGLKHVEKANEAMAIDTLLISDELFRHQDVATRARYVKLVDSVRENMGTVRIFSSLHVSGEQLGQLTGVAAILRFPVAELSDQEDESSSEED, from the exons ATGGTGTTAGAAGACTTTAGGAGTTTGGACAACCGCTGTGAAGCGCGGGAGGGAAAGAACGAACGCGGGGGCGACCCCCTCCCGGTGAGGCAGCAGCCGACTCCAGAGCTCGCAGCACCCGGCAGCAGCGCGGCCGCTTCCAGCCCCCCGCCCTCACACCGCCCCGGCGTTTTCCTTCCGCAGGACGCGCCGCCAGGTTCCCCGCGCGCAGCGCCCCGCGCATGCGCCGTGGCCGCGCAGGGCGCGCCCCGGCGGCGCCCCGGCTGGGAGCGGGGTCTGTGCGCGTGCGCCGTGGACGCTGCGCGTGCGCGTTGGGACCGGCGGCGGGCGCTCCGGGAAGGCCGCGCGTGTgtctgtccgtccgtccgtccgtccgtccgtctgGGAGTGTGCGGTCCCGCCGGCTCCAGccctcagccttccctcccGGGGCAGACCTGCTGCCCGCTGCCGCCGCGGCACGGGGGAGGCGGGGGAGCGGCGCGAGGAGCCGCCAGGATGAAGCTGGTGAGGAAGGACCTGGAGAAGGATAATGCGGGGCAGGTGACGCTGATCCCCGAGGAACCTGAGGACATGTGGCACACTTAcaacctgctgcaggtgggtgaCAGCCTGCGCGCCTCCACCATCCGCAAGGTTCAGACCGAATCGTCCACGGGCAGCGTGGGCAGCAATCGCATCCGCACCACCCTCACCCTCTGCGTGGAGACCATCGACTTCGACTCGCAGGCCTGCCAGCTGCGAGTCAAGGGCACGAACATCCAAGAGAACGAGTATGTGAAGATGGGCGCCTACCACACCATCGAGCTGGAGCCCAACCGGCAGTTCACCCTGGCGAAGAAGCAGTGGGACAGCGTGGTGCTGGAGCGCATCGAGCAGGCCTGCGACCCGGCCTGGAGCGCCGATGTGGCGGCTGTGGTCatgcaggaggggctggctcACGTCTGcctggtcacccccagcatgACGCTTACTCGTGCCAAGGTGGAGGTGAACATCCCGCGCAAGAGGAAAGGGAACTGTAGTCAGCACGACCGGGCGCTGGAGAGGTTTTACGAGCAGGTGGTGCAAGCCATCCAGAGGCATATCAACTTTGAGGTGGTGAAGTGTGTACTGGTGGCTAGCCCAGGCTTCGTGCGGGAGCAGTTTTGTGACTACATGTTCCAGCAGGCAGTCAAGACTGACAACAAACTTCTGCTGGAGAACAGGTCCAAGTTCCTACAG GTCCACTCTTCCTCAGGACATAAATACGCACTGAAGGAAGCACTCTGCGACCCAGCTGTAACTAGCCGTCTTTCTGACACTAAGGCAGCTGGTGAGGTGAAAGCCTTAGATGACTTCTATAAAATGCTGCAGCACGAGCCTGACCGGGCTTTTTATGGCCTGAAGCACGTGGAAAAGGCCAATGAAGCCATGGCCATTGATACCCTGCTGATCAGTGATGAGCTTTTTCGACACCAGGATGTGGCTACGCGAGCCCGATATGTTAAATTGGTAGATAGTGTACGGGAGAACATGGGCACAGTACGCATTTTCTCTAGCCTCCATGtgtctggagagcagctgggccAGCTGACAGGGGTGGCAGCTATCCTGCGCTTTCCTGTTGCTGAGCTCTCTGACCAGGAAGACGAATCTAGCTCTGAAGAGGATTGA